From Streptomyces chrestomyceticus JCM 4735, one genomic window encodes:
- a CDS encoding helix-turn-helix domain-containing protein, which translates to MNDRFYSVDQVAELLGLHVRTVRSYVRDGRLAAVRIGKQYRIAHEDLEAFTGRPVPAAPEEPAGQRHSEVTSVVEIDAVDARTADRLSTLLTSAAAHRGPDERPLRIETVYDPGRARMKVVILGGLADTARLFDYMEGVLDS; encoded by the coding sequence GTGAACGACCGCTTCTACTCCGTCGACCAAGTAGCCGAGCTCTTGGGCCTGCACGTCCGTACCGTCCGCAGCTATGTGCGGGACGGGCGGCTCGCCGCGGTCCGGATCGGCAAGCAGTACCGCATCGCGCACGAGGACCTGGAAGCCTTCACCGGCCGCCCGGTCCCCGCCGCGCCCGAGGAACCGGCCGGGCAGCGGCACAGCGAGGTGACGAGCGTCGTGGAGATCGACGCGGTCGACGCCCGGACCGCCGACCGGCTGTCCACCCTCCTGACCAGTGCGGCGGCCCATCGCGGGCCCGATGAGCGGCCGCTGCGGATCGAGACGGTGTACGACCCGGGGCGGGCCCGGATGAAGGTCGTCATTCTCGGCGGTCTGGCGGACACGGCCCGGCTGTTCGACTACATGGAGGGGGTGCTCGACTCATGA